The sequence below is a genomic window from Betaproteobacteria bacterium.
AGGTTCTTTGGACAGCGCTCTTCGATTTTTGGCCGCTTGCGATCACTTTCTCCGTATCGCTCGTACTGCTCGCCAAAGTGAGTTCGCAACTGGTGTGGGTGCTAGGCGTATGGATCCTTGTCTACGTTTGCGTGTCTTTCGTGCTCGCGCGGCGCTGCCGGGTCTATGCCCGCGACTATGCGGCGGCGCGCAGCTTGGTCAGTGGCAAGATCGTCGATTCCGTCACCAACATCATGAACGCCAAGTTATTCGCCCGCCGCGATCACGAGCGCCAATATCTGGAACACTTCCTCAACATGGAAGTGGACCGGGCGCGGCGCACCTTCTGGTTCATGGAAGGCATTCGCTGGTTTCAGTTCACCGCCGCGATGGTTCTCATGATTGGCATGGTGTACTACGCCATCCAGATATGGGCGGCGAGGCAGATGACCGCGGGCGAATTCGCCATGGCCGCCAGCCTTTCCCTGGTATTGATCGAGCAAGCGCGCGGATTGAGCCGGAAGTTCCTGGAATTCTTCGAGTACATCGGCAACGTCAATGACGGCGTGGGCATGATCGTGCGCCCGCACGAAGTGGTCGATCGCGCCGCGGCCCGCCCGTTGAAGGTGAGCGCCGGGCAAATCGAGTTCCGGAACGTGAGCTTCTCCTATGTGGCAGGCCGCGATGTATTCACCAATCTGAATCTTGCGCTCAAGGCGGGCGAGAAAGTCGGCATGGTGGGCTTCTCGGGCAGCGGTAAAAGCAGCTTGCTAAATTTGATTCTGCGCTTGTTCGAACCTCAGTCGGGCCAGATATTGATCGACGGGCAAGACATTCAAGGCGTGACGCAGGAGAGCCTGCGCGCGGCCATCGCCATGATTCCGCAAGATCCCATGCTGTTTCATCGCAGCCTCATGGAGAATGTGCGCTATGGCCGGCTTGAAGCCAGCGATGAGGAAGTCATCGCCGCCGCGAAGCAAGCCCACGCGCACGAGTTCATCATGGAAACCGAGGGCCGCTACGAATCCTTGGTGGGCGAACGCGGCGTGAAGCTATCTGGCGGCCAGCGCCAGCGCATCGCACTGGCGCGCGCTATTCTCAAGGACGCTCCGATATTGATGCTGGACGAAGCCACCAGTTCGCTCGATTCCATTACCGAGCGCTACATTCAAGACAGCCTGAAAGAACTCATGCGCAAGAAGACCGTTATCGTGATCGCGCACCGGCTCTCGACCCTCGCCCATCTCGACCGCATCATCGTATTCCATGGAGGACAAATCGTGGAAGACGGAACCCACGAGGTGCTGCTCAAACGCGGAGGGCATTACGCGCGCCTGTGGTCCATGCAAGCAGGCGGCTTCTTGCCGGAAGCGGCCATCGACGAAGAAATGGAAGACGCTATCGCAAGCTGAAGGTGCTACCGGCGCGACAAAGAATCATTTCGCCACAGAGAACACAAAGGTCACAGAGAAATAGGCGAGGCATCCCCGCTAACCAGATTCTTGGCATTCCTCTGTGTACTCTGTGACCTCCGTGAAGAATTCGTGGTTTTACGGCCTAACTCAAGCCGGCAACCACTGCTTGTACCAACTGATGGCGTTACCCGAGGATTGGGCGAATCCATTCACGTAGGCGTCGAAGTGCCCGCCCGGCAGGATCACCAGCTTCTTCGGTTCGCGCGCATTTTCGAAGGCATTGATGGCCACATCTGTGGGGGTGAGGATGTCGTTCTCCGCAACCATCATCAAGAATGGCGTAGGCGATACCCGCGCGATGAAGACAGCTGGGCTGTACTCGATGAATTTCTCGACGGATTCCACCGTGACGCGATTTTCCCAGCGCGGGGCTTTCTTCTGGTGCGTTTCCGTGAACCATTTGTACGAATCGCTGGTGTTGAGCACGGCATTGTTATCGGGCGCGACCACGGGAAGGTAGTTCACCTTGCCAGTCTTGTAACGCTCGATGCGATCGCTCTCCAGATACTTGATGGTTCCGGCCGCGGCGGCTCGCGGCACAATGGCTTGGAAGTTGGTCCATCCATCCACCAGCGGCACTTGGCACGCCACCGCCTTGATGCGCCGGTCGAGCGCGCCCAGGCAAATCACGTGGCCGCCGCTATAAGAGGAGCCGAAGACACCGATCTTCTCCGCGTTCACCTCGGGCTGCATCTGCGCGAAGGTGATGGCGTTGCGAAAATCCTCGATCTGTTCCCAGGGGAAGATTTGTCCGCGCGGCTCGCCTTCGCTCTCGCCTTGGTAGCGGTAGTCGAACACGATGGAAACAAAGCCTGCCTTGGTGAAGGCCTGTGCGTAGTCGGTGAAGTACATCTCCTTCACC
It includes:
- a CDS encoding ABC transporter ATP-binding protein; amino-acid sequence: MTLLECGQAACAILLPYAIKKIMDAVTLAQSAQTSVWPSVEGPLWFFALLNLGLVLFSRGSGTVLVLLGPSLRRRIRRELFAYLQHHSQRYFLGNFAGSLANRIAETSMSTAQVLWTALFDFWPLAITFSVSLVLLAKVSSQLVWVLGVWILVYVCVSFVLARRCRVYARDYAAARSLVSGKIVDSVTNIMNAKLFARRDHERQYLEHFLNMEVDRARRTFWFMEGIRWFQFTAAMVLMIGMVYYAIQIWAARQMTAGEFAMAASLSLVLIEQARGLSRKFLEFFEYIGNVNDGVGMIVRPHEVVDRAAARPLKVSAGQIEFRNVSFSYVAGRDVFTNLNLALKAGEKVGMVGFSGSGKSSLLNLILRLFEPQSGQILIDGQDIQGVTQESLRAAIAMIPQDPMLFHRSLMENVRYGRLEASDEEVIAAAKQAHAHEFIMETEGRYESLVGERGVKLSGGQRQRIALARAILKDAPILMLDEATSSLDSITERYIQDSLKELMRKKTVIVIAHRLSTLAHLDRIIVFHGGQIVEDGTHEVLLKRGGHYARLWSMQAGGFLPEAAIDEEMEDAIAS
- a CDS encoding alpha/beta hydrolase gives rise to the protein MEESRNVSRRDFVKIITAGAVAAGAASVVSSARAADGGQPIEFKSQGLRCRGIKYVPDGLKAGDKRPCIVLAHGFSAVKEMYFTDYAQAFTKAGFVSIVFDYRYQGESEGEPRGQIFPWEQIEDFRNAITFAQMQPEVNAEKIGVFGSSYSGGHVICLGALDRRIKAVACQVPLVDGWTNFQAIVPRAAAAGTIKYLESDRIERYKTGKVNYLPVVAPDNNAVLNTSDSYKWFTETHQKKAPRWENRVTVESVEKFIEYSPAVFIARVSPTPFLMMVAENDILTPTDVAINAFENAREPKKLVILPGGHFDAYVNGFAQSSGNAISWYKQWLPA